In the Telopea speciosissima isolate NSW1024214 ecotype Mountain lineage chromosome 2, Tspe_v1, whole genome shotgun sequence genome, one interval contains:
- the LOC122652083 gene encoding BTB/POZ and MATH domain-containing protein 4-like isoform X2: MPEGATSDKTISLSPTSSLSVTETVNGSHKFVIQGYSLAKGMGIGKHIASDNFHVGGYEWAIYFYPDGKNPEDNSTYVSVFIALASEGTDVRALFELTLVDQSGKGKHKVHSHFDRSLESGPYTLKYRGSMWGYKRFFRRAMLESSDFLKDDCLRINCTVGVVVSAIDSSRLHSIHVPDSDIGAHFGMLLENQEGSDVIFDVAGEKFHAHKLVLAARSPVFRAQFFDGLEEDKHEIVITDLEPKVFKAMLLFIYKDTVIEDEELVSSSSSCISSVSETLAAKLLAAADKYGLMRLRLICESYLCKDISVNSVAQTLALADRYHAMELKAVSLKFAAENLGGTPQVIENSGTENGA; the protein is encoded by the exons ATGCCGGAGGGTGCGACTTCGGATAAGACCATTTCGCTATCTCCGACGAGCTCTCTGTCTGTGACCGAGACCGTTAATGGCTCCCACAAGTTTGTAATCCAAGGTTACTCCCTTGCGAAGGGAATGGGGATCGGCAAACACATTGCGAGCGATAATTTCCACGTCGGAGGATATGAGTGGGCGATATATTTCTATCCTGATGGTAAGAACCCCGAGGATAATTCAACCTATGTTTCTGTTTTCATTGCGTTGGCGAGTGAAGGCACGGATGTCCGAGCACTTTTCGAGCTGACGCTTGTTGATCAGAGCGGGAAGGGTAAGCATAAGGTTCATAGTCATTTTGATCGGTCTCTGGAGAGCGGTCCTTATACCTTGAAGTATCGAGGGAGTATGTG GGGTTATAAACGCTTCTTTAGAAGAGCCATGCTTGAATCTTCAGATTTCCTCAAGGATGATTGCTTGAGAATTAATTGTACTGTCGGTGTTGTGGTTTCGGCAATTGATTCTTCAAGATTACACTCAATACATGTCCCTGATTCTGATATTGGAGCACATTTTGGTATGCTACTGGAGAATCAGGAAGGTTCAGATGTAATTTTTGACGTAGCTGGGGAAAAATTTCATGCTCACAAGTTGGTGTTGGCTGCTCGATCCCCTGTCTTCCGTGCTCAATTTTTTGATGGGTTGGAAGAAGATAAGCATGAAATTGTCATTACAGATTTGGAACCCAAGGTCTTTAAG GCTATGCTACTCTTTATCTACAAGGATACTGTGATAGAAGATGAGGAGTTGGTCTCATCAAGTTCATCTTGCATATCCTCTGTGTCTGAAACATTAGCTGCAAAGTTGTTAGCTGCAGCTGACAAGTATGGTTTGATGAGACTTAGACTGATATGCGAGTCTTATTTGTGCAAGGATATATCTGTGAACTCTGTTGCCCAAACTCTTGCTTTGGCTGACCGTTATCATGCCATGGAGCTAAAAGCTGTCTCTCTTAAATTTGCTGCTGAAAATCTTGGAG